One Bremerella alba DNA segment encodes these proteins:
- a CDS encoding SGNH/GDSL hydrolase family protein: MRTLPTLLCAVAILSLSSFQTLVAQDKTDDGIVWHDITQWGVEGRILPEQERSRWFDRLPASAEGKVTSAVWSLSRDSAGMMARFKTDATELWIDYKLKDGGIAMPHMPATGVSGVDLYARDKDGTWKWVSVTKPSSQTVKTKWISGLAPGEREYAAYLPLYNGIETLKVGVKKGSKFEGLAPREKPIVFYGTSITHGACASRPGMVHTAILGRWLDRPVANLGFSGNGKMHEEVADYLVQVDAAAYVIDCLPNMSAPDVAQRCVPLVKQLRAAKPDTPIILVEDRRNTNDWILPTRNQHHTANHAALTKAYQELTDAGIKNLYYIPGDHLYGKDTEGATDASHASDLGFMRQAEAFKPVLEKALGSN; this comes from the coding sequence ATGAGAACCCTCCCGACACTCCTTTGCGCTGTCGCCATCCTCTCGTTAAGTTCGTTTCAAACGCTTGTCGCACAAGACAAAACCGACGACGGTATTGTCTGGCACGATATTACGCAGTGGGGGGTCGAAGGCCGAATCCTTCCCGAGCAAGAACGTTCCCGCTGGTTCGATCGCTTGCCTGCATCCGCAGAAGGTAAAGTCACCTCGGCCGTTTGGAGCTTAAGCCGCGACAGTGCTGGTATGATGGCCCGGTTCAAGACCGACGCCACCGAACTGTGGATCGACTACAAGCTGAAGGACGGTGGCATCGCGATGCCGCACATGCCTGCCACCGGCGTCAGCGGCGTCGATCTTTACGCGCGTGATAAAGATGGTACGTGGAAGTGGGTGAGCGTCACCAAGCCATCCTCCCAAACCGTGAAAACCAAATGGATCAGTGGCCTGGCCCCTGGCGAGCGCGAGTACGCTGCTTATCTTCCCCTGTATAACGGCATTGAAACGCTGAAGGTCGGCGTCAAGAAAGGCTCGAAGTTTGAAGGCCTCGCACCCCGCGAGAAACCGATTGTGTTTTACGGCACCAGCATCACCCACGGGGCCTGTGCTAGTCGCCCTGGCATGGTTCACACTGCAATTCTCGGGCGTTGGCTCGATCGTCCCGTCGCCAACTTGGGCTTCTCGGGCAACGGAAAAATGCACGAGGAAGTTGCCGATTACCTGGTTCAGGTCGACGCAGCCGCCTACGTGATCGACTGCCTACCGAACATGAGTGCTCCGGATGTCGCCCAGCGCTGCGTGCCGTTGGTGAAACAGCTTCGTGCGGCCAAGCCTGACACACCGATCATTTTGGTTGAAGACCGCCGCAATACGAACGATTGGATTCTGCCGACCAGAAACCAGCATCACACGGCCAACCACGCCGCCCTAACCAAAGCCTATCAAGAGCTAACCGACGCAGGCATCAAAAACCTGTACTACATCCCCGGCGATCACCTCTACGGTAAAGATACCGAAGGGGCCACCGACGCTTCGCACGCCAGCGATCTAGGCTTCATGCGACAAGCCGAGGCGTTCAAGCCTGTCCTAGAAAAAGCTCTCGGCTCGAACTAA
- a CDS encoding TlpA family protein disulfide reductase, which yields MHRFSMVTIVTLAVLMLPALALGQIAAPGMQMVPIKNVSLDQALAGVRWQGRVPSPASIGDKTPVVMVYASWCPKCNVWSPELFAQIHEMIRNEPVVLFAINADETSRGVSYALERNLVGPNIFHGDDPSIVQRMGFQSELFMYSTFEDGIQTGRRSAGSFYPKDDGTKEYSIVRDMKSGMGGSFSILTPEMSPRMREILWPAEIGAKLDERSLISLRKKMDESLADEFNSTVTNYLNRQIEKIKTSREGTIPEQIAGYELAEMVATDFKSTPQGRACRDLVDKLDENEAFQDELTAKKLYDQGQQKANSPVTLKRMMGRVVSRYSDTHYGQEAQKAISAVQ from the coding sequence ATGCATCGCTTTTCCATGGTGACGATCGTCACGCTTGCTGTTCTTATGCTGCCTGCCCTGGCTTTGGGTCAAATTGCCGCCCCAGGCATGCAGATGGTCCCCATCAAAAACGTTTCGCTCGATCAAGCACTCGCCGGCGTGCGCTGGCAAGGCAGGGTGCCGTCGCCGGCATCGATCGGCGACAAAACCCCGGTCGTCATGGTCTACGCATCGTGGTGTCCCAAGTGCAATGTTTGGTCGCCGGAACTCTTTGCGCAAATTCATGAAATGATTCGTAACGAGCCTGTTGTGCTCTTCGCGATCAATGCCGATGAAACCTCGCGCGGGGTCAGCTACGCATTAGAACGTAATCTCGTCGGGCCCAACATCTTCCACGGCGACGATCCTTCGATCGTGCAGCGGATGGGCTTTCAAAGCGAACTGTTCATGTATTCCACATTCGAAGATGGCATACAAACCGGGCGAAGATCGGCCGGCAGCTTTTATCCCAAGGACGACGGCACGAAGGAGTATTCGATTGTCCGCGACATGAAGTCCGGCATGGGTGGCAGCTTCTCGATCCTCACCCCAGAAATGTCGCCACGGATGCGAGAAATTTTGTGGCCTGCGGAAATCGGTGCCAAGCTGGACGAGCGTTCGCTGATTTCGCTTCGCAAGAAAATGGACGAATCACTGGCCGATGAGTTCAACTCGACCGTCACCAATTACTTGAATCGTCAAATCGAAAAGATCAAGACCTCGCGCGAAGGAACCATCCCCGAGCAGATCGCAGGGTACGAACTCGCGGAAATGGTCGCCACGGATTTCAAGTCGACTCCGCAAGGCCGCGCCTGCCGCGACTTGGTCGACAAGCTGGACGAAAACGAAGCTTTTCAGGATGAGCTAACGGCCAAGAAGCTTTACGACCAAGGCCAACAGAAGGCCAATTCTCCGGTCACCCTGAAAAGGATGATGGGTCGCGTCGTCAGCCGTTACTCCGACACGCACTACGGCCAGGAAGCCCAAAAGGCGATCAGCGCCGTCCAGTAA